CCTCTtgcccccaccccacccctttTTTGCCACTGCCCTGGTGGAAACCTCTGGAAAACTTCCACACTGGCCTCTGGACAGGAGAAGGACGCCTGTGGAAAAGCCTGATCGCTTAAAGAGGCGGGTAGATCGGGCAAAGCTCTGACCCCACTGCCCTACCCCGCTGATGAACATCCACACGCTAACATGCTAAAGCtaacatactcacacacaggcATGCAACCATGACAGGGCCACACGGCCCAGGCACATTCAGTCTAACCCATCTCGTCTGACTCAGTCCCACCTTGTGAGACCTttctgactgagagagagagcgggctTGTTGCTCTGGATGAAAGGGTGAAAGGTCAAGATGAACCGCTCGAAGGCGAGGAGGGACCTTCACGGAGAAGCCTCAGTAAACTACCGCTGTGAGCGCTGCCACTTCCCCCGCCCGCCCACCACTAACCTCTACCCTCATTGTTTACCTGTAACGTGTGCGAGTGCGAGTCAGAGAGCATGTTTAGGCGAGACAGTGTGTGAcggtgtttgcatgtgtgtatgtaaaagagagagcgtGAAAGAAAAGGGTATAGACCCCCTCACATTCCAATCAGGATGTTGTCGCCTGCCTTCCTGTTGCATACTGGAATGCTGCTCTTTCCCATCCGAGAAAGCAGAATGGCTGAGGAAGTGCGTGTGCAAGTGTGAATGAGTCGATAATGAAGCAAGTGAGTATTTAACATTGTCACATGATCAAATgtacaaaaaacacacagagttCGGCATCACTTCGTGGGAAGCTGCCTAAAgtgatttctttttcctttcgtttgttcatttgttcgtttgttttttttttaacttgcgACACTAAAACTCGCTCATGATTTGAATCGTCTGGAGAATAAAAGCATCAGGCCAGCTGCGCTTTGTTGGGAGGTCCAGGAGCATCCATTTACATGTGAACTTAAGCTGGAAGTCATGCTTTTTGTTACTGGAAATGGGAAAAAACAAGAACTAACTTTTCAAGCTATTATTATTGCTACTACTTTAAATGTACTGATCATGTAATTTAACAGGtagtttttttgtaattttaagaAGAAATGTGACTTGAACTTGTACTGCacttggtttgtttttttcttttcatcagCATTGAATGAGAATAGTCAGTTAGGGATGTCTCGATCAAGGgtttgatctgatctgatccaagtcttacaatccagtctgactgtcctgcctgaccattcagctcccagttcctttatgAATCTGCAATcgaatgactgtgtgtgtgtgtgtgtgtgtgtgtgtgtgtgtgtgtgtgtgtgtgtgtgtgtgtgtgtgtgtgtgtgtattagctgCCTCCTTGCTGTTCTGAAatggtttagaaccaaagagAGGAGCGTTGTTCTCTCACTgttagaacagagcatttccaccagtTTGGTTTCTAACCAGGCGTACTAACCAGTAATTCCAGGCGAGTGACGATGGGATGGGAGTAAGGTTAGATCTTCCCAAATAGAGATATCTTTGTCGTTGCACAACTACAACCAAACTGGGTGGTTTTGGCAGAACAAAAAACCCTCTTCTGGAAGATTGACTGTACCTGCTGCTCTGTAAGACATTTATGTTCTGTCTCACGAGAACAGCAAGAAGTTTTCTTCTTCACTGAACTCTctggtccaccttaaataaagTACACAATGTAACTGTGGCACTATTTAAGATGTAATAGAAAGTTAGAATTGAATCCAACTGAAATTTTAACTGGTAACGTCCTTATACGCACTTATATAGTTCAAATGAAGGTTGCTTCCTGAAATGATCTAGGTCTAGGTTTGTTTTGGAAAAATGAGAAGTTCATCCACAGCAGCTGAGATTCATGTCTATTAATGGGGCCTAAAGGACAGCAGATAGCACTCTGCCACAGCAAACCTAAGGATCGGAAGTGGATCAGAACCTTAAAAGCTGATCCATTTTAAAATGCCTGGATTTGCCCTGGCCCAGAGTTACTGGatcggatcgggacatccctaatgtCAGCCAACATGTGTTGCAGTAACCCTTGACGTCTGTTCTTAACAGATTCGTGAAGTCTTGAATGGTCTGCACTCATGCCCAGTTTGTCAAAcggacaaaaaaaggaaaaggaggaaTGTGGTCGTGCTTACTTCATACGAACACAGCTCTTTCTATAATCGAGTTAGAAAGGATGATTTGCAAGTGGCTTGTGTTATAGACCAGTAATGGCTGATGAGTGATTACTCGTTTCATCTTGTTTGTAGGACCTTTAGAGCAGGAGAACCTTTGTCCTTTgttttatggattttttttgtttgtttttgcatcCTAATTCACATGAGGACTCATCTGACTTATGCGTCCTGTCCTTGTCCCGTTTTCACGGCCAGTACAGCTGTCCTGTGTGATTAACTCAAGTGACTCATAGCACAACTCTGCTTTCGTCTCTAAGCAAGTCATCTCAGCGGCACGTTAGCAAACACTGGAAGttcagaaagcagagagagagagaccgttTCATTCACGACTGATTCCACTGGAAAATCCATGCAGATAAGAACTGAAGCTTGTCTGTTGATGTGAAGGAGACATTGCCGTTCTCGCAAAGTGACGCACATCTGTCAATATGTTGGTGTCTGTGACCTAACTGAACACACCCCTCCCGCTTACAGTACAGTAACTTCCACCCTCCTGCTTTACAGTAACCTGAACGCGATCTGCCTGTGGCTGGTGTCTCCAGGCCTGGTTTTGATGTTTGTGAACGTTGATGTGCTCAGCAGTGTCATAGATTGCTGTCTTGTTTCTTTTAATTGTCGCTTTGgatcttcctttctctctcttgctgaaTGACACTTTTTTAGCAGTCTGATAGCCTGTCGATTTGTTTTGGTcccctgcaaaaaaaaaacaacaactaacaaaacaaaagaagaaaaaaaaaggtctctGCTTTGTTTCCatgttgacacacacacacacacactcacacacacacacactgtagagcCTGATCCGCTAAGTGAGGCTTACAGCAGAGGAGGTAGGAAAGGGTCTCTGATATCGACTGCAGTtggtgtgtgtctgtcagtCAATGaaggagtaaaaaaaacaacccttgGTCCCTACTGTCCCCCtcctgtttatttatattagtgCTAGACTTGTACACTACTGTAAGAAGGGTTGATTGTACATTTGaaacaaatatgtaaaattaaattgtttaaaatgaAGTGGACGTTTTTTCCAGCGTTTTTTTGGTGGATTCTAACTTTTATTGTGTTCATTTACAGCAGTGAGCTTGAGTGCTGACCCGTAGTGCCTTGTCTGGTTTTAGAACTCCTCCAAGAATTTTTGTCGTGACCCAGGCAAGCCTGCTTTTCTCATTCTACCGTCTAAGCGCTGCCTTtcttactgctactactcctccatctgtcaaacctgcagctccatgTCTCCTCTTCACAGCTGAAGCTGAGCTACAAGGTGCTGTCATTTGAGCTGCCCATCTCACAATTTCCTGAGTTTGTCCGATCTCTTCCTGTATCAGACCTTTTCCAGTTCCTTTCTCCAGTTCTTGAGGCTGCGTTCACATTACCATTCCAATTTTGTTGCCTTTAATGTGACATAGATCAGATATTTCTTTCAGGCTAAAAATCATTATATTACCAAATTTAATTCTCTTTCATATGTGGTCCTAGATCGGACATGTATCCTTTTTGTGGATATGCGACATGAATGTAAACGATCTGATTGGACTGATTGGACACGGGCACTTAGTGCCGTCATCATCAGCCAGCGCCGGCAGGTGACGTTCATAAAGGTAACAATGCTGCACGTGTGTCGCTTCAGGGTCAGAGTCGTTCACATTACAGGCAGACACAGGTCGCTTATATTCATGAATGTAAACCGTCAAGATAACCAAATCCGATCTCAACTAAATAATTGGAATtgattaatgaggctttttGAACCCttttaatgatgatgataaactTTACTCACAACTGTACTCACAACACTCTCGGTCTTATTTGTCACTGGTCATAGTTAGTGTCTGAGTTCTGACTCTCTGTCTATGCAGTGTTGTTAAAATAGTGCATACAGAGATTGCCGTATCAGACTTACTTATTACTTACAAACCCTTCATCTATATACGAGCAAAGATTAGACATGGGAACTGTTTCCACAGCTTAATTCACTTCAGTTGCTGTAAACCAGCTGTGAGCTTTTAACCAATGACTTTGGGACATTTTATACAATTTCCATTATTGTTTAACCTCCCTGAAACTTTACGGTTTACCTTTGTACCATTACAGGTTATTCACTGGACTTGCAGTGTTTATAAAAACTGGAAAATTAGGGGTGTTCTCGAGTACATTTTTATTAGTTTGTATTAAAGCAGTGttacaaatgttaaaaatgacttTGTTAATGACCATCGAGTCAAAAACAACTTATAAATAATGGTAGTTAATAAGCAGTTATAACAACAGAAGCTTGTTGCTTTCCGAACCTTCTGGATTTCTACACCAGTAACTGTGCTATGCTGCGAGGGGCTcaagaagactttctgcattTAAGGAGTGCTGCCAGACGTTGGCAGCCCCCTGCAGCACACCTGTTATGAAGGGTGGAGAATGACTTTTCTTGGAAGTCTCGTACTGGAGTTTAGCTGAAGCTGAATCCTGTGAGTggtgtttttactcagaaaatatacTTTAATTCAcgtcatttacatttagacctgtaagacaagtcTGACAAGTacgtttttattcatttgtattGAAGCAGTTTATGAattgttaaaaatgttgagTCATAAACAACGTATAACAACAAATATGTTAGTTAATAAGCAGTTATACCAACAGAAGCTTGTTGCATTCCGAATCTTCTGGATTTCTACACCAGCCACTCTCGGAAGAAGTCCAGGCCGATTGTTAaagactccacccacccacgcCACcgcctgttctcacagctgctcAGCGGCAGGAGAACCAGTTAGCTTCTACTTTTAAGCAGTGAGGAATGCTGAACAGCCAGTACACGCTTAGAAATAACTGCACTACAAATGGGTCTTTGAGGGATGCCTTAGgagaactacttttggttccagaaagaaccatgtttgttatagaaatgtgggagtgtgaagaaccctaaAAAGACCCAAACAccttctcttgatgtaaaggttccttaTCTTTTTAAAGGTCACATCTTTTACAAAAAGGGCTGTtcagtggcatcactcaaataacctCTTCTAGCACCTGTTTGTACTACTTAAGGGTGTAGTATAGTGTATCAGTCTACTCTCTCACTGGTCTCATCACAAGTTGTCTCCTCACACCtccacacacgcgcacacacacacttacacactctcacatacacactctcacatacacactctcaacACCCTGCACTTACTTACTAACTGGAACCGGAACTGTGACCACCTACTCACACTACACCTGACATTGTGTTTTTGCTAGTGTAAGGGATTTAGAAAGTAAATCTAGTCATTTCATACATGAACGTAAACCAAATGATCATTTCTGACCATTAAGATCACACTGACGGTTAAATGGCAGTAGCTTATTTATAGTTATTGGAGGACGCAGCAAGGTGAAATGCTGGCAGATGGAGAAGACAAAAGATAAGATCACACGAGATGTAACAGTGTTCTGCCACCTCAACAGATCTGATCACTGGAGGCATGGACTCAGCAAGACCTCTgaaaaaggatctgctgctgacagcttggtgccagacaccacagaacacaaagtcctgtaggttgtaaggtggggcgtccatgagcatcactgagatcacatttgtGACCCTGTCGCCTTTTCACTGGTTGAAATGACCACTGCCTACCAGAaataccccacaagacctgcctggtgttttggagaccctgcagttgtctagccatcttAGATTGGCTCAGATTTTTCTGCTAGCCCGTTTGTCCTGATTTTAACAACACATGATCTTTAAGAagtgactgttcacctgctgctgccTGATATAGCCAACTCTtgactgctgctactgctgatgAAGATAATCCATTATCTTCAATTCATCCATTTTTCaattcacctgtcagtggtgctaatgtaatGGATGATCAATGTAGGTAAATGTGGGCTCAGTATATGGTAAACAACTGGTCCctgtggtcttttttttttttattcgtaGTTAGAAATTGAGGATTTGCAGATTTGATAAGCATTAATCACTGCTTTACAGGGGATGTCTTATTGTAAAATGATACAAAGGAAAACTGTCCACTGCCTTGATTATTTGCAAGGGGACTAGTGTTGCTGATTAGTTTCTATATCACACACTACCAAACCCagaaaaatatttattagtAACATTAATGTTTAGATGCTTCAGTATATTTAAATAACTATACTTTTACATTTCAGTTATTCTGCACAAAGTACCTGTGATCCTCACTGTTCTCGTGTCTTGCTTTATGGTAAAATAActgtgggttgttttttttttttgctgttgttttttttagcaagTTGATGTAACCTTATCTGCGAGGCCCCTATGTTAGACAAATGTGAGGTGCTGTACACTCATGCGGTGCAGCTGCATGGTCTCTCCAGAATGAATGGCTCTACTGAGAAGCttaggtttttattttttcttaatttcatGAAGTGGAACGTCACACTGGGGCCAGATGTGTGGTTTTACATGGTCATATGACCTTGATGGGTGGATTGATGAAATAATGACCACAAGTTTCGGGCTAAATGTTTCCACAAAGCATCACGACATTCTAACTTCGGCTCATATCTTTCCATGACTCACTGATCATGCGTTTACCTTTTTTTCAGTCGTCACTTATTTGTCCCCGTTGCTCGAATGTGTCCGACATTAACAGAATTCACAAGCAGCCAGACTGCTGACTGCGTCCTACCACCACTGCACAGTGTTCTTACCTCTGATACAGGCCTCtgactctctcacactcactctcagaGAGCCTCTAGACTTTAATCAGAGGTTAATCTCTAAATGACTTGCATCAGGTGGAAACACTGAACTTGAGCTGTGCAGCTGCAATAGGCTGTGGTTTAAACACTGTTCGTAAACTCCACCCGGCTTTCTGCACTTTGTTTCAAAACAGCTCAGGTTCAGCCCTGGTGACTATATGCTTTTGCTGGTCCACCCTCAGACTACCCAGCTTGTCGTCCAGAGTCCAAGGCCTAACTAGTTTTTCATTTCAAACCTGCATATAGTTGTTAATGGAATAAATAATTGGGTTTCATTATTATGCTCTTACTGCTGTCTTGCTTGTATAATAGAACTAGCTCAGAACTaactctttttaccttctctgagtaaatggccacccagcccgacctgctgaaagattacccgctgaggtcccccctacctgtgtcagaccagctgccacctaccagtccgaccatcaggccctgcccccaccaccacccattgcagaccagcggctcaccctcctgccactgctacctgtctaatgaccatgttcaaacctaaatggactcgtaactatgtgccactattaatatcaccactattaactatctgttgtatctggtttggtaatttttatcaataatttataaatctgaccagaggaggacgggtcgggtcctccttgtgagtcttggttcctcccaaggtttcttcctccagctctgagggagtttttccttgccactgtcgtcgttggctgctcactgggggtctttgatccttcatgtcttacgttatttcttctttcttcttctttgtctctgtcttttagtaatcactaattatgtaaagctgctttgtgacgacaacagtggtaaaaagctatacaaataaatctgacttgacttgactataatAAACTGCTGCCCTGAGGGCAGTAGCTACTGTAAAGCTGATGAACCGCTGACAGAAGCTCTAATATACTGCTTCAGGCACTCTTCTGACACAGGAACACTAATATCCGCTACCTCGCTAGCTTATTTCTAAACCTGAGCTTTCGTTAGTGCTTGTTAGGATTAGTGGTAAAGATTTATCTGAAATTTCAACTCATACACCCACAATTTTAGACATTCCAAGTAATACAGCTCAATATTTCAGCTTAAAGTTcaggtctttttttctttcttacaaCTGGGACCGTACCAAATGAAACCTTTGAAGggaattgttttatttatttgaatgtttATTGTAAAATCCTTTAGTTTTACTATATTTGCTGTAActaattttttttatctagCCCATTATCAACACCCCTGAGCTTGGTACTTATAGTCCCCTTCATAGCAAAGGTCTTGCACCTGGAGGCACCAGCTGTGCACCTACCTCCACAGCAATAGCAAGGGACtttagtctggatttagacccaaccaGAGTCACACCCAGCACCTTGTTTGATGCACACATTTGCTACATAATTAATTCTGCCTTCTTCCGCCTACGTAATTGCAGATCAGTACTActgtctctctaatctacttcttttACAGGCCATGTACCAGTCTATTCATACTCCTGAACACCTACAACTGAACATCCTAATTCTGTGCATCCTAATTCCCTGCTGTCCTGCTCACTGCTGAGTCCATTcgtggttgggtgctggtgcctaccctctggATCAGTCTTGTTCTGCTGTGCTCCTCATAAcccctttttcctcttttttccaTTTATTGAAATGCCTTGTTTACAGTTCTCCACCATCCTGCAGCCCAATGCGATGCTGTAAGATCTCATATTATTTCATTCTGGCCTCACTGCCCAGCTGTGCATAACTAGAAGAACTGTTGTCTTACTATCTGTCTTGCAGAACTATGAGACCTGTAGATGCGTCAGCTGCGTTCTCTGCTGTGTCGGGGCTCTCCCGCtaaaaaaagcacacacatTCGATTAGCACGTGTCCCACACCGACCACAGATGTGCTTTAACATCTCTTCACTGACTCGAAACAGTCTCACCAAACGTTCATGCGAGCACACTGATGCAACAAGAGAACATCAGGGAAGGAATTCAATTTATTGTCAATGGAAAATGAGAACCGTTCATATTGAAACGATGAAATGTTGCTCCATAGTTTTATTCAGTCATCAATATTGTTCTATACTGTGGAAACCTGCATTATGAGCACCTATTTATTTAGTTGATTCAAAGACTGCTCCACTAAAAATGTAGTGATACTGCACGTGAACTACACATAGGCTAGGATTTTTAATTCTAAGTAATAAAGATACTTGTTGCACTATGTAGTCGTATAGAGTACTTCCTATAACTATAGGGCATGCAGTCGTAACAGGCTAGCGTGAATAAATAATCAAATCTTATGAATTCAGCTCAAGAGAATTACTACTAGCTTTCAAAAGAACAGAGGACACCATAAGCGAGTGGTAGATAGTTTACATTCTATGCGGCGTTTCCAGTATAAAGTATCAGACTCACCTATCTACATtcagtggccattttatcagaaacacctaccatatacactgatcagctataacattagACAGGTAAAGAGAAAAGCActgatcatcttcatctacagtggcatctctcaaggggtggatatattgggCAGGAAGTGAACAGTCATTCTGGAAGGTGATGGGTTAAAAAGCAGGACCAATAGTCAAGCGTAAGGGATTTTCTGGTAGGCAGGGGTCTGTACCTGGCAAAAGTAGTTCAAGAAATGACAACCGTGATTCGGCAACAGTCGTGGGCACCTTAAGGCTCACCAACACGATCTATGAAGGCCTCACCTAACAACTTATAGGACTTGGAGCCAGATACCCCAGTACGcctccatgcctcgaatggtcagatatGGTGTGGCGGAGCAATGGGGACCTACTCGGAGTCAGGCAGGTGGTaccaatgttatggctgatcagtgcaaGTAGGTGCACTTTTTAGGTGTGGATTTGCAGAGTTACTGACAGCGTCTACATAATCGACACCCTCCAACAATGGAGGGAGAACGCCATAAGGCCACCACTGACTAGATATTATGTGGTGGACCAGTCTCTGTTCAGTATACACTGTAGGTATAGCTCTATAACACCTCGTCTTTGTTCATTAACCATTTCTGACAGCCATCCTCAGGTAGGACTCAAACCCTGGGCCTGGAGCACATTTTGGTGTTTACCCTGATCTCAACACAAGTCTTTACTcagttgaaggtggtgtgttggaGCTGGAAACCACTAAATGGACCAGTCTTCCAGGACCAGTGTTGAGAACCACTGCACTAGCACTTCACAAGTGGTCAGTTTATGACCACAGAGAAgcttgtcttgatattctggtTGGAGGAACATTCTCAACATCACTGTCACTGATACACTGGTGTCAgttcagcatcactgctgtgtGGAGGACAGTCCAATGCCCCAAAAATCTCGTCAGCACTGGGCCTGTGGTCGTTCCTTTGCACTGGTAGATGGGGTAGAGGCGGCAGATCAACTGCATACCAACAGATAGGCTCCAGTCAGTCGCTGCAAACTTGAGACGCGCCTATATGATTGGTGTTTCCGATAAAACGGCCAGTGACTGTAGGTATACAGTAGGTGTAGGTTTAAAGCGGACAAAGGACGTCTGCAAATCATTCAGTCACACTTCTGAGAGCTTATGTCAGAGAGCAAATTTGAATGATGGGTTTTCTGATGCAATTTCAGACTGTACCCTCGAGCATAGGTTTTTCCACATATTTCACAGCGGTGGTTGCGCTCTCGTGTGTGCGTGTTCATGTGCCTGGAAAGCTCAGACTTATCGATGAAGCATCTCTCGCACTCTGGGCAAGAAAAGGGCTTCTCTCCGGAGTGGATTCTCTTGTGCCGGTTCAGTAAGGCCGTGTCAGCGAAACATTTACCACATATCTCGCAAGCTTTGGGTTTAACCCCGCTGTGCCAGCGTTGATGCTTCACGAAGTGGGAGGCGTCACTGAAGCGTCTCCCACAGAGCGTGCAATGGAagggtttctctccagtgtgaatccGGCGGTGCGTAGCCAGATTACCGCCATGAGAGAAGCGTTTCCCACACTCTGGACACTCAAAGGGACGTTCCCCAGTGTGCGTTCTTAGATGTTCTCGAAGGAACGCTTCCTTCTTGAAGCACTTCCCACACGTATCGCACTCGAAAGGCCTTTCAGTGGAGTGAGTCTTGAGGTGCGCTTTGAACTTCTTCTCATCGGCTAAGCTTTTGCCACATTCAGGACAAGTGAACGTGACAGCTGGCTGGTGGACCAGATCTTCAAACCCTGTAAAAATGGACTCAGACCGCTTCAATCTTAAATGCGTCTGCACATGCCACTGGAGTCTCCCAGCCGCTGTGAAACCTTTCCCACACTGAGGACACTTGTGGTTTTTCTGTCTTCTATGATAGCGCTGGTGGATCTGAAGCTCTACGGAAAGTCTGAAAGATGCATTACAGTCTGAGCAGCTGAACGGATTCTCGTCCGTGTGGGTCTTTTCATGCCATTTCAGCCTGAGCTGATGGCGGAACTTCAGGCTACACTGCGAACACTGAAGCGTCTTGCCTCTGAAGTGGGTTCGCATATGACTTCTCAACACCTGCTGATGGGCAAAACTCTTGCCGCAGAGAAAGCACTGGTGTGGCTTTGGTTTGGAATGCATATGCTGATGCTTGATCAGACTTCTTGACGTGGGGAAGCT
This portion of the Salminus brasiliensis chromosome 9, fSalBra1.hap2, whole genome shotgun sequence genome encodes:
- the LOC140562027 gene encoding uncharacterized protein, which gives rise to MATGHSSASEWLDYPASETRKEPKSDDAPAASRRRWNERSSRDDHEIYMLKLKEVEVAAQSGDFSSVYEKINSASSALLLSSSHDKINCCSYCGKICRDPSHLRIHERTHTGEKPFECSQCGKAFTTASNLKSHEQTHTGEKPHSCQVCGKSFALQYYLTRHIKTHLKEETFICGKCGKNFANMRNLKIHDRIHTGERPFQCKYCDKTFIRSPELKYHLKTHAEEAAALNIRRKSVICLKPEKPITPEGEHMQTRNFDRPFRCVKCRTSFKDETKLKIHKAFHSGKRPYRCSDCGKGFAHSVHLTVHQRVHTGQKSYTCTACEKSFPTSRSLIKHQHMHSKPKPHQCFLCGKSFAHQQVLRSHMRTHFRGKTLQCSQCSLKFRHQLRLKWHEKTHTDENPFSCSDCNASFRLSVELQIHQRYHRRQKNHKCPQCGKGFTAAGRLQWHVQTHLRLKRSESIFTGFEDLVHQPAVTFTCPECGKSLADEKKFKAHLKTHSTERPFECDTCGKCFKKEAFLREHLRTHTGERPFECPECGKRFSHGGNLATHRRIHTGEKPFHCTLCGRRFSDASHFVKHQRWHSGVKPKACEICGKCFADTALLNRHKRIHSGEKPFSCPECERCFIDKSELSRHMNTHTRERNHRCEICGKTYARGYSLKLHQKTHHSNLLSDISSQKCD